The Deltaproteobacteria bacterium nucleotide sequence GCCATGGACCGGGCCACGGGGCTAGACGAGCGCATCGAAGGCGTGCTGTCCACCAAGGGGAGCCTGTAAAGCCCATTACCGTCATTCCCGCGAAAGCGGGAATCCAGGGGCGGGGTGGTGAGGTCCGAGGCCATCGACCGATTGGAGGAGCGGCATGATCGCGGTTGTCGACTACGGCATGGGTAATCTGAGGAGCGTGCAGAAGGGGCTGGAGCGGGTGGGCTTCGACGCCGAGGTCACCCGAGACCCCGGACGCATCGCCGACGCCCGGGGCGTGGTGCTTCCCGGGGTGGGTGCGTTCCACTCCTGCATGGAAAACCTCCAGCGCTTCGGGCTCGTCAACGTCATCCAGGACGTGGTGCGCCGCAAGCGGCCGTTCCTCGGCATCTGCCTCGGGCTAC carries:
- the hisH gene encoding imidazole glycerol phosphate synthase subunit HisH, giving the protein MIAVVDYGMGNLRSVQKGLERVGFDAEVTRDPGRIADARGVVLPGVGAFHSCMENLQRFGLVNVIQDVVRRKRPFLGICLGLQLLFDESEEFGSPDGLCLVPGKVLGFTAADDLKVPHMGWNAIEIRKPTR